From Streptomyces asiaticus, one genomic window encodes:
- the ftsR gene encoding transcriptional regulator FtsR, whose amino-acid sequence MLQTPSGGADTGTASTDGRSMSIGTVLNLLRDEFPEVTISKIRFLESEGLVEPRRTPSGYRKFSQRDVERLGHILRMQRDHYLPLKVIREHLDALERGEPLQLPAVSQGVRQPGPLDGGPGAAPDGPTAARVGRAELLATAEVSEAELAEWESYGLLAPTADGGYDIEAVTVARLIAELGRFGLEPRHLRIMKASAEREAGMVEQVVAPLRLHRNPQTRAHAEASVRELATLSVRLHAALVRSALRVQER is encoded by the coding sequence ATGCTTCAGACACCGTCGGGCGGTGCCGATACCGGCACCGCCTCCACGGACGGCCGGTCGATGAGCATCGGCACCGTGCTGAATCTGTTGCGGGACGAGTTCCCCGAGGTCACCATCTCCAAGATCCGCTTCTTGGAGTCGGAGGGGCTGGTGGAGCCGCGGCGGACGCCGTCCGGCTACCGCAAATTCAGCCAGCGGGATGTGGAGCGGCTCGGCCATATCCTCCGGATGCAGCGTGACCACTACCTGCCGCTCAAGGTCATCCGGGAGCATCTGGACGCCCTGGAGCGGGGTGAGCCATTGCAGCTTCCTGCCGTTTCGCAGGGAGTGCGGCAGCCGGGGCCGCTCGACGGCGGCCCCGGCGCGGCCCCGGACGGCCCCACGGCCGCCCGGGTCGGCCGGGCCGAATTGCTGGCAACGGCCGAGGTCAGCGAGGCGGAGCTGGCCGAATGGGAGTCGTACGGGCTGCTCGCGCCGACCGCGGACGGCGGGTACGACATCGAGGCGGTGACTGTCGCCCGGCTCATCGCCGAGCTCGGTCGTTTCGGCCTGGAACCACGTCATCTGCGAATCATGAAAGCCTCCGCCGAGCGTGAGGCCGGAATGGTCGAGCAGGTGGTCGCCCCGCTGCGGTTGCATAGAAATCCGCAGACCAGAGCGCATGCGGAGGCCAGTGTGCGGGAGCTCGCCACGCTCTCCGTACGGCTGCACGCGGCCCTGGTGCGGTCGGCTCTGAGGGTCCAGGAGCGGTGA
- a CDS encoding bifunctional nuclease family protein: MNELDVVGVRVEMPSNQPIVLLREVGGDRYLPIWIGPGEATAIAFAQQGMAPARPLTHDLFKDVLEAVGQQLTEVRITDLREGVFYAELVFASGVEVSARPSDAIALALRTGTPIYGSDGVLDDAGIAIPDEQEDEVEKFREFLDQISPEDFGTSSQ, encoded by the coding sequence GTGAACGAGCTCGACGTCGTGGGTGTCCGGGTGGAAATGCCCTCCAACCAACCGATCGTGCTCCTGCGTGAAGTGGGAGGCGACCGCTACCTCCCCATCTGGATCGGACCAGGTGAGGCGACCGCGATCGCCTTCGCTCAGCAGGGCATGGCTCCGGCGCGCCCGCTGACCCATGATCTTTTCAAAGACGTACTCGAAGCGGTCGGCCAGCAGCTCACGGAGGTCCGGATCACGGATCTGCGCGAGGGGGTCTTCTACGCGGAGCTGGTCTTCGCCAGCGGCGTGGAGGTCAGCGCCCGGCCGTCCGACGCCATAGCGCTCGCGCTGCGCACCGGAACGCCGATCTACGGCAGTGACGGCGTGCTGGACGACGCCGGGATCGCGATCCCGGACGAGCAGGAGGACGAGGTGGAGAAGTTCCGCGAGTTCCTCGACCAGATCTCGCCGGAGGACTTCGGAACCAGCAGCCAGTGA
- a CDS encoding MerR family transcriptional regulator produces the protein MRSTGDGTAAGGPYALQGSASADPALKARVAAQAAPPREPAAGGTERIGYRGPTACAAAGITYRQLDYWARTGLVEPSVRPAYGSGSQRLYSFRDVVVLKIVKRLLDTGVSLQNIRAAVLHLRARELDDLAQMTLMSDGATVYECTSPDEVVDLLQGGQGVFGIAVGVVWRDVESALSQLHGERVDTGETLVRHNPTDELAARRNRAG, from the coding sequence GTGAGAAGCACCGGCGACGGCACGGCGGCCGGAGGTCCGTATGCGCTCCAGGGGAGCGCATCGGCCGATCCGGCATTGAAGGCGCGGGTCGCGGCACAGGCCGCACCGCCGCGTGAGCCCGCCGCGGGGGGGACGGAGCGGATCGGATACCGCGGACCCACCGCGTGTGCGGCCGCGGGCATCACCTACCGCCAGCTGGACTACTGGGCCCGCACCGGGCTGGTGGAGCCGAGCGTCCGCCCGGCCTACGGCTCGGGCAGCCAGCGGCTCTACAGCTTCCGGGACGTGGTCGTCCTCAAGATCGTGAAGCGGCTGCTGGACACCGGCGTATCGCTCCAGAACATCCGGGCGGCGGTGCTGCACCTCCGTGCCCGGGAGCTCGACGACCTGGCCCAGATGACGCTCATGAGCGACGGCGCGACCGTCTACGAGTGCACCTCGCCCGATGAGGTCGTGGACCTCCTCCAGGGCGGCCAGGGCGTCTTCGGGATTGCCGTGGGCGTCGTGTGGCGGGATGTGGAGAGCGCGCTGTCCCAGCTGCACGGCGAGCGCGTGGACACCGGCGAGACGCTGGTCCGGCACAACCCGACCGACGAGCTCGCGGCGCGCCGGAACCGGGCCGGTTAG
- a CDS encoding DNA polymerase IV, with protein sequence MRGAPTILHLDMDAFYASAEQAAKPSLRGKPVIVGGLGPRGVVATASYEARVFGVHSAMAMAQARRLCPNAAFLIPRFALYRKVSDAVMTLLHTLSPLVEPLSLDEAFVDLEAGGTEPTVEAARAVAERLRADIKAVTGLTGSVGLAGSKMLAKIGSEQAKPDGLVVIEPGTERELLGPMSVRTLPGVGPATAETLRRAGIHTVAETREAGEAELVRLLGRAHGASLFLMAEGRDERPVVAERDAKSISVEDTFDVDLTDRTRVQLEIARLADRCVRRLREAGRSGRTVVIKVRRYDFSTLTRSETLRGPTDDPAVVREAAARLIDGVETTAGVRLLGVGVSGLADFTQEDLFAQAAQAAQAAQAAEAVQAAQAAHEALGDAGRPPGPERPEPVREGAGEASEDAEKPRRWLPGSDVRHAEYGAGWVQGSGVGRVTVRFEEPWSPPGRVRTFPVDDPALQPADPLPLLRPDAEAEAEAEEAGGPDGPTPGASGPEPGRGPGQPVTSRP encoded by the coding sequence GTGAGGGGTGCGCCGACGATTCTCCATCTGGACATGGACGCCTTCTACGCCTCGGCGGAGCAGGCGGCCAAGCCCAGCCTGCGCGGAAAGCCGGTGATCGTGGGGGGTCTGGGGCCGCGTGGTGTGGTGGCCACGGCCTCCTACGAGGCCCGGGTCTTCGGGGTGCACTCGGCCATGGCGATGGCCCAGGCCCGCCGGCTGTGTCCGAACGCGGCGTTCCTCATCCCCCGCTTCGCGCTCTACCGCAAGGTGAGCGACGCGGTCATGACCCTGCTGCACACCCTGTCGCCCCTGGTGGAGCCGCTGAGCCTGGACGAGGCGTTCGTCGACCTGGAGGCGGGCGGCACCGAACCCACCGTCGAGGCGGCGCGCGCCGTGGCGGAGCGGCTGCGGGCCGACATCAAGGCGGTCACCGGGCTGACCGGATCGGTGGGGCTCGCCGGCTCCAAGATGCTCGCCAAGATTGGTTCGGAGCAGGCCAAGCCGGACGGCCTGGTGGTCATCGAGCCCGGTACGGAGCGCGAACTGCTCGGCCCGATGTCGGTGCGGACGCTCCCGGGCGTCGGCCCCGCCACGGCGGAGACGCTGCGCCGGGCCGGGATCCACACCGTGGCCGAGACGCGGGAGGCGGGCGAGGCGGAGCTGGTGCGGCTGCTGGGCCGGGCCCACGGCGCGTCGCTGTTCCTGATGGCCGAGGGCCGGGACGAGCGGCCCGTCGTCGCCGAGCGGGACGCCAAGTCCATCTCGGTCGAGGACACGTTCGACGTCGACCTCACCGACCGCACCCGGGTGCAGCTGGAGATCGCGCGGCTCGCCGACCGCTGTGTGCGGCGGCTGCGCGAGGCGGGCCGCTCGGGGCGGACGGTCGTGATCAAGGTGCGGCGGTACGACTTCTCCACGCTCACCCGTTCGGAGACCCTGCGCGGGCCGACCGACGACCCGGCGGTGGTGCGGGAGGCCGCGGCGCGGCTGATCGACGGGGTGGAGACGACGGCGGGCGTGCGGCTGCTGGGGGTCGGCGTCAGCGGTCTGGCGGACTTCACGCAGGAGGATCTCTTCGCCCAAGCCGCCCAAGCCGCCCAGGCCGCCCAGGCCGCGGAAGCGGTTCAGGCCGCCCAAGCCGCTCATGAGGCCCTGGGAGACGCCGGGCGCCCTCCGGGCCCCGAGAGACCGGAGCCCGTGAGAGAGGGCGCGGGAGAGGCTTCTGAGGACGCTGAGAAGCCGCGGCGCTGGCTCCCGGGCTCCGATGTACGGCACGCCGAGTACGGGGCGGGCTGGGTGCAGGGGAGCGGAGTGGGCCGGGTGACCGTGCGCTTCGAGGAGCCGTGGTCGCCGCCGGGCCGGGTACGGACGTTCCCCGTGGACGACCCGGCGCTACAGCCCGCCGACCCGCTGCCGCTGCTGCGGCCGGACGCGGAGGCGGAGGCGGAAGCGGAGGAGGCCGGAGGCCCGGACGGGCCGACCCCGGGGGCCAGCGGGCCCGAGCCCGGCCGGGGGCCGGGTCAGCCCGTGACGTCCAGGCCGTAG
- a CDS encoding PRC-barrel domain-containing protein has product MQTDIDPRTLIGRKAFDREGAKIGTVDEVYLDDATGEPEWAAVRTGLFSRDVFVPLEPSEVVGDTLRVPYDRSLIKDAPDFGVGRHLSPEQELQLYHHYGLDVTG; this is encoded by the coding sequence GTGCAGACCGATATCGACCCGCGGACCCTGATCGGCCGCAAGGCATTCGACCGCGAGGGCGCCAAGATCGGCACCGTGGACGAGGTCTATCTCGACGACGCGACCGGCGAGCCCGAATGGGCGGCGGTACGCACCGGACTGTTCAGCCGGGACGTCTTCGTGCCGCTCGAACCGAGCGAGGTCGTCGGCGACACCCTGCGGGTGCCGTACGACCGGTCCCTGATCAAGGACGCCCCGGACTTCGGGGTGGGCCGCCATCTCTCCCCGGAACAGGAGCTCCAGCTCTACCACCACTACGGCCTGGACGTCACGGGCTGA
- the gcvP gene encoding aminomethyl-transferring glycine dehydrogenase: MTANRIALSDLESGTPFEQRHIGPDGEAQAKMLAQVGFGSLDELTEAAVPDVIKSTEALDTLPPARSEPEVLAELRALADRNQVLPSMIGLGYYGTHTPPVILRNVLENPAWYTAYTPYQPEISQGRLEALLNFQTVVADLTGLPTAGSSLLDEATAAAEAMALSRRVGKVKEGVFLIDADCLPQTIAVIRTRAEPTGVEVVVADLAEGIPDEIAERGVFGVLLQYPGASGVVRDPRPLVERAHELGAVVTVAADLLALTLLTSPGELGADIAVGSSQRFGVPMGFGGPHAGFMAVRDAYARNLPGRLVGVSVDADGDKAYRLALQTREQHIRREKATSNICTAQVLLAVMAGMYAVYHGPDGLAAIARRTHRYASVLAEGLRAGGVEVVHGAFFDTLTARVPGRAVEVVAAAREAGVNLRLTDADHVGIACDETTGRAQLAAVWSAFGVDGGHGNASGIPGIDELDASAPDALPAALLRQDGYLAHPVFHQHRSETAMLRYLRRLADRDYALDRGMIPLGSCTMKLNATAEMEPVTWPEFGALHPFAPAEQAQGYLTLIRELEERLAEVTGYDKVSLQPNAGSQGELAGLLAVRAYHRANGDTQRTVCLIPSSAHGTNAASAVMAGMKVVVVKTGQDGEVDTDDLRAKIEQYGDQLAVLMVTYPSTHGVFEEHITEICATVHDAGGQVYVDGANLNALVGLAEPGRFGGDVSHLNLHKTFCIPHGGGGPGVGPIAVREHLAPYLPNHPLQPAAGPATGVGPVSAAPWGSAGILPISWAYIRLMGAEGLRRATQVAVLGANYVAKRLEPHYPVLYTGPGGLVAHECIVDLRPLTKATGVTVDDVAKRLIDYGFHAPTMSFPVAGTLMIEPTESEDLAELDRFCQAMIAIRAEIEKVGSGEWAKEDNPLRNAPHTAASLTGEWGHPYSREEAVFPAGVSAADKYWPPVRRIDGAYGDRNLVCSCPPLESYEG; this comes from the coding sequence ATGACCGCCAATCGCATCGCACTCTCCGACTTGGAATCCGGTACTCCGTTCGAGCAGCGTCACATCGGCCCGGACGGCGAGGCACAGGCCAAGATGCTCGCCCAGGTCGGCTTCGGCTCGCTGGACGAGCTCACCGAGGCCGCCGTACCGGACGTCATCAAGAGCACCGAGGCGCTGGACACCCTGCCGCCGGCCCGCAGCGAGCCGGAGGTCCTCGCCGAGCTGCGCGCGCTCGCCGACCGCAACCAGGTGCTGCCGTCGATGATCGGCCTCGGCTACTACGGCACCCACACTCCGCCGGTGATCCTGCGCAATGTGCTGGAGAACCCCGCCTGGTACACCGCGTACACGCCCTACCAGCCGGAGATCTCCCAGGGCCGGCTCGAGGCGCTGCTGAACTTCCAGACCGTCGTCGCCGATCTGACCGGGCTGCCCACGGCCGGTTCCTCGCTGCTGGACGAGGCCACCGCGGCCGCCGAGGCGATGGCGCTGTCGCGGCGCGTCGGCAAGGTCAAGGAGGGCGTCTTCCTGATCGACGCCGACTGTCTGCCGCAGACCATCGCGGTCATACGGACCCGCGCCGAGCCGACCGGTGTCGAGGTCGTCGTCGCCGACCTGGCCGAGGGCATCCCGGATGAGATCGCCGAGCGCGGGGTCTTCGGCGTGCTGCTCCAGTACCCGGGCGCCTCCGGTGTGGTGCGCGATCCGCGCCCGCTCGTCGAGCGCGCCCATGAGCTGGGCGCCGTCGTCACCGTCGCCGCCGATCTGCTCGCGCTCACCCTGCTCACCTCGCCCGGTGAGCTGGGCGCGGACATCGCGGTGGGCAGCAGCCAGCGGTTCGGCGTCCCGATGGGCTTCGGCGGGCCGCACGCCGGTTTCATGGCGGTGCGCGACGCCTACGCCCGCAACCTGCCCGGCCGGCTGGTCGGGGTCTCGGTGGACGCCGACGGCGACAAGGCGTACCGGCTGGCGCTTCAGACCCGTGAGCAGCACATCCGCCGGGAGAAGGCCACCAGCAACATCTGCACCGCACAGGTGCTGCTGGCCGTGATGGCCGGGATGTACGCCGTCTACCACGGCCCGGACGGGCTCGCGGCGATCGCCCGCCGCACCCACCGCTACGCCTCCGTGCTCGCCGAGGGGCTGCGGGCCGGCGGTGTCGAGGTGGTGCACGGCGCGTTCTTCGACACCCTCACCGCGCGGGTGCCGGGCCGGGCCGTCGAGGTCGTCGCCGCGGCCCGCGAGGCCGGGGTCAACCTTCGGCTGACCGATGCCGACCACGTCGGCATCGCCTGCGACGAGACCACCGGCCGCGCGCAGCTCGCCGCCGTATGGTCCGCCTTCGGGGTGGACGGCGGCCACGGCAACGCCTCCGGGATCCCCGGGATCGACGAGCTGGACGCCTCGGCGCCGGACGCGCTGCCCGCGGCCCTGCTGCGCCAGGACGGCTATCTGGCCCACCCGGTCTTCCACCAGCACCGCTCCGAGACCGCGATGCTGCGCTATCTGCGCCGCCTGGCCGACCGGGACTACGCCCTGGACCGGGGCATGATCCCCCTGGGCTCCTGCACCATGAAGCTCAACGCGACCGCCGAGATGGAGCCGGTCACCTGGCCGGAGTTCGGCGCGCTGCACCCCTTCGCACCGGCCGAGCAGGCCCAGGGCTATCTGACCCTGATCCGTGAGCTGGAGGAGCGGCTGGCCGAGGTCACCGGCTATGACAAGGTCTCGCTCCAGCCGAACGCCGGGTCCCAGGGCGAGCTCGCCGGACTGCTGGCGGTGCGCGCCTACCACCGGGCCAACGGGGACACCCAGCGCACCGTCTGCCTCATCCCGTCCTCCGCGCACGGCACCAACGCCGCCAGCGCCGTGATGGCCGGTATGAAGGTCGTCGTGGTCAAGACCGGCCAGGACGGCGAGGTGGACACCGACGACCTGCGCGCCAAGATCGAGCAGTACGGCGACCAGCTGGCCGTCCTGATGGTCACCTACCCCTCCACCCACGGGGTGTTCGAGGAGCACATCACCGAGATCTGCGCGACCGTGCATGACGCGGGCGGCCAGGTCTACGTGGACGGCGCCAACCTCAACGCGCTGGTCGGGCTCGCCGAGCCGGGCCGGTTCGGCGGCGATGTCTCGCATCTGAACCTGCACAAGACCTTCTGCATCCCGCACGGCGGCGGCGGCCCCGGCGTCGGCCCGATCGCGGTGCGCGAGCACCTGGCGCCCTACCTCCCCAACCATCCGCTACAGCCCGCCGCCGGACCGGCCACCGGCGTCGGCCCGGTCTCGGCCGCGCCGTGGGGCTCCGCGGGGATCCTGCCGATCTCCTGGGCGTACATCCGGCTGATGGGCGCCGAGGGGCTGCGCCGCGCGACCCAGGTCGCGGTGCTCGGCGCCAACTACGTCGCCAAGCGCCTCGAGCCGCACTACCCGGTGCTCTACACCGGCCCCGGCGGCCTGGTGGCACATGAGTGCATCGTGGATCTGCGTCCGCTGACGAAGGCCACCGGGGTGACCGTGGACGATGTGGCCAAGCGCCTGATCGACTACGGCTTCCACGCGCCGACGATGTCGTTCCCGGTCGCCGGGACGCTGATGATCGAGCCGACCGAGAGCGAGGACCTGGCGGAGCTGGACCGGTTCTGCCAGGCGATGATCGCCATCCGGGCCGAGATCGAGAAGGTCGGCTCCGGCGAGTGGGCCAAGGAGGACAATCCGCTCCGGAACGCCCCGCATACGGCGGCGTCGCTGACCGGGGAGTGGGGCCACCCGTACTCCCGGGAGGAAGCGGTTTTCCCGGCCGGGGTCTCGGCGGCCGACAAGTACTGGCCGCCGGTGCGGCGGATCGACGGGGCCTACGGGGACCGTAACCTCGTCTGCTCCTGCCCGCCGCTGGAGTCCTACGAGGGCTGA
- a CDS encoding DUF5999 family protein, giving the protein MCQHQPPCPSADSADREAAHLVAHHPEQGWSLLCNGVLLFEDTGELLPDGRVIAPCRPLGSEHVVTAA; this is encoded by the coding sequence ATGTGCCAGCATCAACCACCCTGCCCGTCAGCCGACTCCGCCGACCGGGAGGCCGCCCATCTGGTGGCGCACCACCCGGAGCAGGGATGGAGCCTGCTGTGCAATGGCGTCCTGCTCTTCGAGGACACCGGTGAGCTGCTGCCGGACGGGCGCGTGATCGCGCCGTGCCGACCGCTGGGTTCCGAGCACGTCGTCACCGCGGCCTGA
- a CDS encoding CPBP family intramembrane glutamic endopeptidase — protein MGTGVRSQARGAELPVVEDGLSRRTLRDETLLVLALSLGASGLSALISFIGSVTKPGGLKDQAANLNSSAAPGRPWLDLAWQLFGITTALVPVALVAHLLLREGAGLRVIGFDRDRPRFDLAWGAAIAAAIGGTGLLLYLGARAAGGNLTVVPESLPDVWWKIPVLIASAVQNAVLEEVIVVGYLLRRLGQLGWTPMAALLASSVLRGSYHLYQGIGGFFGNMAMGVVFVLLYRRWGRVGPLVAAHSLIDIVAFVGYAVLAGRVDWLPTA, from the coding sequence GTGGGGACAGGAGTGCGGTCACAGGCGCGGGGCGCGGAGCTGCCCGTGGTCGAGGACGGGCTCTCGCGGCGGACGCTGCGCGATGAAACGCTGCTCGTACTCGCGCTGTCCCTGGGCGCGAGCGGACTGTCCGCGCTGATCAGCTTTATCGGCTCGGTGACCAAACCGGGCGGGCTGAAGGACCAGGCGGCCAATCTCAACTCCTCCGCGGCGCCGGGGCGGCCCTGGCTGGATCTCGCCTGGCAGCTGTTCGGCATCACCACCGCGCTGGTGCCGGTCGCGCTCGTGGCCCATCTGCTGCTGCGCGAGGGCGCCGGGCTGCGGGTGATCGGCTTCGACCGCGACCGGCCCCGGTTCGACCTGGCGTGGGGCGCCGCGATCGCGGCCGCGATCGGCGGCACCGGGCTGCTGCTGTACCTCGGGGCGCGGGCGGCCGGGGGCAACCTCACGGTGGTGCCCGAGTCGCTGCCCGACGTCTGGTGGAAGATCCCCGTACTGATCGCCTCCGCCGTGCAGAACGCGGTGCTGGAGGAGGTGATCGTGGTCGGCTATCTGCTGCGCAGGCTCGGGCAGTTGGGCTGGACCCCGATGGCCGCCCTGCTGGCCAGCTCGGTGCTGCGCGGCTCGTACCACCTCTACCAGGGGATCGGCGGCTTCTTCGGCAATATGGCGATGGGCGTGGTCTTCGTGCTGCTCTACCGTCGCTGGGGCCGGGTCGGGCCGCTGGTCGCCGCCCACTCGCTGATCGACATCGTGGCCTTCGTCGGATACGCCGTGCTGGCGGGCCGGGTGGACTGGCTGCCCACGGCCTGA
- a CDS encoding PhzF family phenazine biosynthesis protein, with the protein MRIRIVDAFTDRPFAGNPAGVVLLDSDSFPDDHWLQQVAAEVNLAETAFAHPLPRAAEADWALRWFTPVTEAPMCGHATLATTHVLKTTGAATGTVRFATLSGVLSATADDGGSITLDFPTAALTELPVPEKTAEVGAALGAQIVSAHHAGPFIDDLLIEVADEKTVRALAPDLAALKRISHRGVIVTAAAEDPGCGYDFVSRMFAPGVGIDEDPVTGSAHTALAPYWSARFGRDELTGLQASARTGLVRTALRGDRTLLTGGAVTVIDGELFA; encoded by the coding sequence ATGCGGATACGAATCGTCGACGCGTTCACCGACCGCCCCTTCGCCGGCAACCCGGCCGGGGTCGTCCTCCTCGACTCCGACTCCTTCCCGGACGACCACTGGCTCCAGCAGGTCGCCGCCGAGGTCAACCTCGCCGAGACCGCCTTCGCGCACCCCCTCCCCCGGGCCGCGGAGGCCGACTGGGCGCTGCGCTGGTTCACCCCGGTCACCGAGGCGCCCATGTGCGGCCATGCCACGCTCGCCACCACCCATGTCCTGAAGACCACGGGCGCCGCGACCGGCACGGTCCGCTTCGCCACCCTCAGCGGGGTGCTGTCGGCGACGGCCGACGACGGCGGCTCGATCACGCTGGACTTCCCCACCGCCGCACTGACCGAGCTGCCGGTGCCCGAGAAGACGGCCGAGGTCGGCGCGGCGCTCGGCGCCCAGATCGTGTCCGCCCACCACGCCGGCCCGTTCATCGACGACCTGCTGATCGAGGTGGCCGACGAGAAGACCGTGCGCGCCCTGGCCCCCGACCTCGCCGCGCTCAAGCGGATCAGTCACCGGGGCGTCATCGTGACCGCGGCCGCCGAGGACCCCGGGTGCGGCTATGACTTCGTCTCGCGGATGTTCGCCCCGGGCGTCGGTATCGACGAGGACCCGGTCACCGGCAGCGCGCACACCGCGCTCGCGCCCTACTGGTCGGCCCGGTTCGGCCGCGACGAGCTGACCGGGCTCCAGGCGTCCGCGCGCACCGGCCTGGTCCGTACCGCGCTGCGCGGCGACCGTACGCTGCTGACGGGCGGCGCCGTGACCGTCATCGACGGCGAACTGTTCGCCTGA
- a CDS encoding PadR family transcriptional regulator, with the protein MRSHGHGHGREHCGPGQRGWSEGEGREGRRAAFGPFGPGFDGPPFGGPPFGGRGRGGPGGRGMRGRARRGDVRASILALLKDRPMHGYEMIQEITERSGGAWRPSPGSVYPTLQLLEDEGLIGSESEGGKKLFALTDVGRAEAEAVPAAPWEEAGRGIDWEAMQEVRQAGFGLMEAFAQVWRTGSAEQRQKAVSVINESRKRLYLILAEQEEANGGAERGGES; encoded by the coding sequence ATGCGTTCTCATGGACATGGACACGGACGTGAGCACTGCGGACCCGGCCAGCGTGGCTGGAGCGAAGGCGAGGGGCGTGAGGGGCGGCGCGCGGCGTTCGGCCCGTTCGGCCCCGGATTCGATGGTCCGCCCTTCGGCGGCCCCCCGTTCGGCGGCCGTGGCCGCGGCGGACCGGGTGGTCGGGGGATGCGCGGCCGGGCGCGGCGCGGCGATGTGCGCGCCTCGATCCTGGCCCTGCTGAAGGACCGCCCGATGCACGGCTACGAGATGATCCAGGAGATCACCGAGCGCAGCGGGGGAGCCTGGCGGCCCAGCCCCGGCTCGGTGTACCCCACCCTTCAGCTGCTCGAGGACGAGGGGCTGATCGGCAGCGAGAGCGAGGGCGGCAAGAAGCTGTTCGCGCTCACCGACGTCGGTCGCGCCGAGGCCGAGGCGGTGCCCGCCGCCCCGTGGGAGGAGGCCGGGCGCGGTATCGACTGGGAGGCCATGCAGGAGGTCCGCCAGGCGGGCTTCGGGCTGATGGAGGCGTTCGCCCAGGTCTGGCGGACCGGCAGCGCGGAGCAGCGGCAGAAGGCCGTCTCCGTCATCAATGAGTCGCGCAAGCGGCTGTACCTCATCCTCGCCGAGCAGGAGGAGGCGAACGGCGGCGCCGAGCGCGGTGGCGAGAGCTGA
- a CDS encoding type II toxin-antitoxin system Rv0910 family toxin produces MAEVSAQTRIEAPAEKVWARLADFSTYGDWNATHTSFPQGGPATLEVGATYQENMKLMGFPAEVTWTVEECEPARLLTTRGKGPMGVNLAMRYSLTPDGDATTVRIDGEFTGAAVSLMAGKLKDSASTALNESLRKLSALVV; encoded by the coding sequence ATGGCCGAGGTCAGCGCGCAGACACGCATCGAGGCACCGGCCGAGAAGGTCTGGGCCCGGCTGGCGGACTTCTCCACGTACGGCGACTGGAACGCCACCCACACCAGCTTCCCGCAGGGCGGTCCGGCCACGTTGGAGGTGGGGGCCACCTATCAGGAGAACATGAAGCTGATGGGCTTTCCGGCCGAGGTGACCTGGACCGTCGAGGAGTGCGAACCGGCCCGGCTGCTGACCACCCGGGGCAAGGGCCCGATGGGCGTGAACCTCGCCATGCGGTACTCGCTGACGCCCGACGGCGATGCCACGACGGTGCGCATCGACGGGGAGTTCACGGGGGCGGCGGTCTCCTTGATGGCCGGGAAGCTGAAGGACTCGGCGAGCACCGCGCTCAATGAATCACTGCGCAAGCTGAGCGCACTGGTCGTCTGA
- a CDS encoding Clp protease N-terminal domain-containing protein, producing the protein MRSSTLSAGPDDTGCEDRVSDVVAAVIAGARRRAVRDGDARIDTAHLLHGLLESDPDVRDAFPGGSPQVIRLLGYLVQRAIGYGLRWSGSVEDSGAARSAGSGMAGWSPAAAAALDAAVRRAASRGAPRADGLDLLAALVQDRECRAMEVLRRAGVAVAPLVTALEAEI; encoded by the coding sequence GTGCGAAGTTCTACCCTTTCCGCCGGCCCGGACGACACCGGATGCGAGGACCGGGTGAGCGACGTGGTGGCCGCCGTGATCGCGGGAGCGCGCCGGCGCGCCGTACGCGACGGTGACGCGCGGATCGACACCGCCCATCTGCTGCACGGCCTCCTGGAGTCCGACCCGGACGTACGGGACGCGTTTCCCGGAGGCTCCCCCCAGGTGATCCGGCTGCTGGGGTATCTGGTGCAGCGTGCCATCGGCTACGGGCTCCGGTGGAGCGGCAGCGTCGAGGACTCGGGGGCGGCGCGGTCGGCGGGGAGCGGGATGGCCGGATGGTCGCCCGCCGCGGCGGCCGCCCTCGATGCGGCGGTCCGCCGCGCCGCCTCCCGTGGCGCGCCACGCGCCGACGGCCTCGATCTGCTCGCCGCGCTCGTCCAGGACCGGGAGTGTCGTGCCATGGAGGTACTGCGGCGCGCGGGTGTCGCCGTTGCGCCACTGGTCACCGCGTTGGAGGCAGAAATCTGA